One stretch of Streptomyces peucetius DNA includes these proteins:
- a CDS encoding ABC transporter substrate-binding protein, producing the protein MTGRRRSFPHPFQTFSVRTACTAAVAAGASLIAGCGVLPGDPGGSREPVTVMTFAPEDTEATNMPGMPAMAEAYARWAASRGGVDSHELRVITCNEQNTPKGAATCARQAVDKGAVAVVGSYSQYGDAFMAPLEAAGIPFIGGFGVSDEEFTSYLSYPVNGGQAALLAGNGEQLADVCDKVSLVRPDSLAGDDLPDLLNAGLTRSKARESADILAADNATGYSGEARRARERAAEPTWAETAADGDRPGCVTAALGDRTETFFDSYRRLPEDGRNIRIASVMGSVGQPLIDSAGGRNGIYEGAYITGWYPDAADARWDPMRDVIRTHAFGDNSLDPADAGVQTTWIAYTVLEKAVRAIDSGTVTPGKISHILDQGLKVSTDGLTPDLRWGYEDMLGAARYPRMVNSSVTFQVVRDGRLVTQRQGFVDVGATLLDAS; encoded by the coding sequence ATGACCGGTAGGCGTCGCTCCTTCCCTCACCCCTTCCAGACCTTCTCAGTCCGTACGGCGTGTACGGCGGCGGTGGCGGCCGGGGCGTCGCTCATCGCCGGATGTGGCGTACTCCCTGGAGACCCGGGGGGCTCCAGGGAGCCCGTCACCGTCATGACCTTCGCCCCCGAGGACACCGAGGCGACCAACATGCCCGGCATGCCGGCGATGGCCGAGGCCTACGCCCGCTGGGCGGCGAGCAGAGGTGGTGTCGACAGCCACGAACTGCGCGTCATCACCTGCAACGAGCAGAACACCCCCAAGGGTGCGGCCACCTGCGCCCGGCAGGCCGTCGACAAGGGCGCCGTCGCGGTCGTCGGCTCCTACAGCCAGTACGGCGACGCCTTCATGGCGCCGCTGGAGGCGGCCGGCATCCCCTTCATCGGCGGATTCGGCGTCTCCGACGAGGAGTTCACCAGCTATCTGTCCTACCCGGTCAACGGCGGCCAGGCCGCGCTGCTCGCCGGCAACGGCGAACAACTGGCGGACGTCTGCGACAAGGTCTCGCTCGTACGGCCGGACAGCCTCGCCGGTGACGACCTGCCCGACCTTCTCAACGCCGGCCTGACCCGCAGCAAGGCCCGTGAGTCGGCGGACATCCTCGCCGCCGACAACGCCACCGGCTACTCCGGCGAAGCCCGGCGGGCACGGGAGCGGGCGGCCGAGCCGACCTGGGCCGAGACCGCGGCCGACGGCGACCGGCCGGGCTGTGTCACGGCCGCGCTCGGCGATCGCACGGAGACCTTCTTCGACTCGTACCGGCGACTGCCCGAGGACGGCCGGAACATCAGGATCGCGTCGGTCATGGGCAGTGTCGGCCAGCCCCTCATCGACAGCGCCGGCGGTCGCAACGGCATCTACGAGGGCGCCTACATCACCGGCTGGTACCCGGACGCGGCGGACGCCCGCTGGGACCCGATGCGCGACGTCATCCGCACCCACGCCTTCGGCGACAACAGCCTCGACCCGGCGGACGCCGGCGTGCAGACGACATGGATCGCGTACACCGTCCTGGAAAAGGCCGTCCGGGCGATCGACAGCGGCACCGTCACCCCCGGCAAGATCTCGCACATCCTCGACCAGGGACTGAAGGTGTCGACCGACGGTCTGACACCGGACCTGCGGTGGGGTTACGAGGACATGCTCGGCGCCGCCCGCTATCCCCGGATGGTCAACAGCAGCGTGACGTTCCAAGTGGTACGCGACGGCCGCCTGGTGACGCAGCGGCAGGGCTTCGTGGACGTCGGCGCGACCCTGCTGGACGCGTCGTAG
- a CDS encoding ABC transporter ATP-binding protein, which yields MPNGTVDQAGGVQTAPPAVQVEGLWKRFGEQIAVAGIDLSLPAGSFIGLVGPNGAGKTTTLSMVTGLLRPDQGRVRVAGHDVWRDPVEVKSRIGVLPEGLRLFERLSGRELLAYNGRLRGLPGDEVDKRAGQLLDVLDLAGAQHKLVVDYSTGMRKKIGLAAALLHNPEVLFLDEPFEGVDPVSAQTIRGVLERYTASGATVVFSSHVMELVESLCDWVAVMAAGTIRAQGPLAEVRGDAPSLQSAFLELVGAQGRDNGESLDWLGGGAR from the coding sequence ATGCCGAACGGGACGGTCGACCAAGCGGGCGGGGTGCAGACGGCTCCGCCCGCCGTACAGGTCGAAGGGCTGTGGAAGCGGTTCGGCGAGCAGATCGCCGTCGCCGGGATCGATCTGTCGCTGCCGGCGGGCAGCTTCATCGGTCTGGTCGGCCCGAACGGCGCGGGCAAGACGACCACCCTGTCGATGGTCACGGGCCTGCTCCGGCCCGACCAGGGCCGGGTGCGGGTCGCCGGCCACGACGTGTGGCGCGACCCGGTGGAGGTCAAGTCACGGATCGGCGTGCTGCCGGAGGGCCTGCGGCTCTTCGAGCGCCTGTCGGGCCGTGAACTGCTCGCCTACAACGGGCGGTTGCGCGGACTGCCGGGCGACGAGGTCGACAAGCGGGCCGGACAGCTGCTGGACGTGCTGGACCTCGCGGGGGCGCAGCACAAACTGGTCGTCGACTACTCGACCGGCATGCGCAAGAAGATCGGCCTCGCCGCCGCGCTGCTGCACAATCCGGAAGTGCTGTTCCTGGACGAGCCGTTCGAGGGCGTCGACCCGGTGTCCGCGCAGACGATCCGCGGGGTGCTCGAGCGGTACACCGCCTCCGGCGCCACCGTCGTCTTCTCCAGCCATGTGATGGAGCTGGTCGAGTCGCTGTGCGACTGGGTCGCGGTGATGGCGGCCGGCACGATCCGCGCCCAGGGCCCGCTGGCCGAGGTACGCGGTGACGCGCCGTCGCTGCAGTCCGCGTTCCTGGAACTGGTCGGCGCGCAGGGCCGGGACAACGGGGAGTCGCTGGACTGGCTCGGCGGCGGTGCCCGGTGA
- a CDS encoding transporter: MLRNGLRQSSGRTAVFVISMVLTLLVSAFLLLGLVVLRGNDHAMSLVVLVTGLLALGWAVLPLFFPSGDETLDPTRLVMLPLRPGPLVTALLVASLVGIGPLFTLCVVLGSAFALSHGVVALIVSVVAVPLALLVCLALARTVAAANIRLLTSRKGRDLAVLSGLLIAVGIQFVNFGVQRLSDAGGLAALDPAASVVRWIPPASAVGAVDSASDGAYGTALAQLALSALALVLLLRTWRHSLTKLMTAPDGSTLAAAAEPTRKPSSSSGLLHGMLPEGRTGTVMRRSFLYIWRDPKTKGAWVSSLAIGLIVPIFNALQGTGSIYFACFAAGMLGIMMYNQFGQDTSAFWMVALTISSTRDAYDELRARALAMLVITVPYMALVSVITAAVLGRWHDLPEVLGLSFALLGAMLATGALSSARFPYSIPQDSAYKNVAPGQGGLAWLSIIGGMVMAALLCAPVIVLTILLNASAGPGTGTQWLLLPVGTMYGALIAWAGVRIAAPQTARRLPEILAAVSKA; the protein is encoded by the coding sequence ATGCTGCGCAACGGGCTGCGGCAGTCGTCGGGCCGTACGGCCGTGTTCGTGATCTCCATGGTCCTGACGCTGCTGGTCTCCGCGTTCCTGCTGCTGGGCCTGGTGGTGCTGCGCGGCAACGACCACGCGATGTCGCTCGTCGTCCTCGTCACGGGCCTGCTCGCGCTCGGCTGGGCGGTGCTGCCGCTGTTCTTCCCGAGCGGCGACGAGACCCTGGACCCGACGCGTCTGGTCATGCTGCCGCTGCGTCCAGGGCCGCTGGTGACCGCGCTGCTCGTCGCGTCGCTCGTCGGCATCGGCCCGCTGTTCACGCTCTGCGTGGTCCTGGGATCGGCCTTCGCGCTCTCGCACGGCGTGGTGGCGCTGATCGTGTCCGTCGTCGCGGTGCCGCTCGCGCTGCTGGTCTGCCTGGCGCTGGCCCGCACCGTCGCGGCCGCCAACATCCGGCTGCTCACCTCCCGCAAGGGCCGCGACCTGGCGGTCCTCAGCGGCCTGCTGATCGCGGTGGGCATCCAGTTCGTGAACTTCGGGGTGCAGCGCCTCAGTGACGCGGGCGGCCTCGCCGCGCTGGACCCGGCGGCGTCGGTCGTACGGTGGATCCCGCCGGCGTCCGCGGTCGGCGCGGTGGACTCCGCGAGCGACGGCGCGTACGGCACGGCGCTCGCCCAGCTGGCGCTCTCCGCCCTGGCACTCGTCCTTCTGCTGCGGACGTGGCGGCACAGCCTGACGAAGCTGATGACGGCACCGGACGGTTCGACGCTCGCCGCGGCGGCGGAACCGACCCGGAAGCCCTCGTCCTCCTCGGGTCTGCTGCACGGGATGCTGCCGGAGGGCCGCACGGGGACGGTGATGCGGCGCAGCTTCCTGTACATCTGGCGCGACCCCAAGACGAAGGGCGCCTGGGTGTCGTCCCTGGCGATCGGACTGATCGTGCCGATCTTCAACGCCCTCCAGGGCACCGGTTCCATCTACTTCGCGTGCTTCGCCGCCGGGATGCTCGGCATCATGATGTACAACCAGTTCGGCCAGGACACCTCCGCGTTCTGGATGGTGGCCCTGACGATCTCCTCCACGCGCGACGCGTACGACGAACTGCGGGCACGGGCCCTGGCGATGCTCGTCATCACCGTCCCGTACATGGCGCTCGTGTCGGTGATCACCGCGGCGGTGCTCGGCCGCTGGCACGATCTGCCGGAGGTGCTGGGGCTGTCGTTCGCCCTGCTCGGCGCGATGCTGGCGACGGGTGCGCTGTCGTCGGCCCGCTTCCCCTACTCGATCCCGCAGGACAGCGCGTACAAGAACGTGGCGCCGGGACAGGGCGGGCTCGCCTGGCTCTCGATCATCGGCGGCATGGTCATGGCGGCGCTGCTGTGCGCCCCGGTGATCGTCCTCACGATCCTGCTGAACGCCTCCGCGGGTCCGGGCACGGGGACGCAGTGGCTGCTGCTCCCGGTGGGCACGATGTACGGGGCGCTGATCGCCTGGGCGGGCGTGCGGATCGCGGCGCCGCAGACGGCGAGGCGGCTGCCGGAGATCCTGGCGGCGGTCAGCAAGGCGTGA
- a CDS encoding bifunctional DNA primase/polymerase, whose amino-acid sequence MGVTEVAQIPQQRSEQLLDSAVRYAEERHWDVFPGTWLEAAEGTRRCSCGDPVCPLPGAHASRPDWANQATGSATAARRLWSKHPTASILLPTGRTFDAIEVSESAGFLALARMERMGLPLGPVTCTPDRRMLFFVLPGAALRAPDLIRKLGWAPSSLDLVARGEGHYVAAPPTRIGGHGAVQWARRPTPANRWLPDADELICPLAYACATEAAAARVRQG is encoded by the coding sequence ATGGGAGTCACGGAAGTCGCACAGATCCCCCAACAGCGAAGCGAGCAGCTGCTGGACAGCGCCGTGCGGTACGCGGAAGAGCGGCACTGGGACGTGTTCCCCGGCACCTGGCTGGAGGCGGCGGAAGGAACGCGGCGCTGCTCGTGCGGCGATCCCGTCTGTCCCCTGCCGGGCGCCCACGCGTCCAGGCCGGACTGGGCGAACCAGGCGACCGGCAGCGCCACCGCCGCGCGCCGGCTGTGGTCGAAGCATCCGACGGCCTCGATCCTGCTGCCCACCGGCCGCACCTTCGACGCCATCGAGGTCTCCGAGTCGGCCGGCTTCCTGGCGCTGGCGCGCATGGAGCGGATGGGCCTCCCGCTCGGTCCGGTGACCTGCACCCCCGACCGCCGGATGCTCTTCTTCGTGCTGCCGGGCGCGGCCCTCAGGGCCCCCGACCTGATCAGGAAGCTGGGGTGGGCCCCGAGCTCCCTCGATCTGGTCGCCCGCGGCGAAGGCCACTACGTCGCCGCCCCGCCGACGCGGATCGGCGGACACGGCGCCGTGCAGTGGGCGCGCCGCCCGACCCCTGCCAACCGCTGGCTCCCGGACGCCGACGAGCTGATCTGCCCGCTCGCGTACGCGTGCGCCACGGAAGCGGCAGCGGCACGGGTGCGCCAGGGATAG
- a CDS encoding transcriptional regulator, whose product MAARPLAVRQPNERLQALIQEAGCSNAGLARRVNMVGTERGLDLRYDKTSVARWLRGQQPRGRAPGIIAEALGRKLGRTVTIDEIGMANGKNLATGVGLQFSPTVPGAIEQVCELWRSDVGRRDFLSGSVVAASALVEPSRDWLITGADPQVARTAGARVGPSDVEAVRAMTAALTEMDHRFGSGHVRPVVVHYMNSVVSGLLSGSYREAVGRELFAAVARLTELAGYMAVDTGQPGLAQRYYIQALRLAHAAGDRAYGGYVLAASMSHLAAELGNPREIAQLARAAQEGARGRVTPRVQAMFLAAEARGHALLRDGRTCDEVAGRAVAALERDRPDAGDDPDWIAHFDHAYLADELAHCCRDLGRAQTAARHAVDALEGLPESRVRRRAIGLVLLATAQVQQREVEQACYTGTRAVELLDTLRSSRGAEYLDDLQLRLEPYAQEPPVREFAARLELRTAA is encoded by the coding sequence ATGGCAGCGAGGCCTCTCGCCGTCCGTCAGCCGAACGAACGGCTGCAGGCGCTCATCCAGGAAGCCGGGTGCTCGAACGCCGGGCTGGCCCGGCGCGTCAACATGGTCGGCACGGAGCGCGGCCTCGACCTTCGGTACGACAAGACCTCCGTGGCCCGCTGGCTGCGTGGCCAGCAACCACGCGGCCGGGCGCCGGGAATCATCGCGGAGGCGCTGGGCCGCAAGCTCGGCCGTACGGTCACGATCGACGAGATCGGCATGGCCAACGGGAAGAACCTCGCCACCGGCGTCGGCCTCCAGTTCTCGCCGACGGTCCCCGGAGCGATCGAGCAGGTCTGCGAACTGTGGCGCAGCGACGTGGGCCGGCGCGACTTCCTGTCCGGCTCCGTGGTCGCCGCGTCCGCCCTCGTCGAACCGAGCCGCGACTGGCTGATCACCGGCGCGGACCCGCAGGTGGCGCGCACCGCGGGGGCGCGGGTCGGGCCGTCGGACGTCGAAGCGGTCCGCGCGATGACCGCGGCGCTGACCGAGATGGACCACCGTTTCGGCAGTGGCCATGTGCGGCCGGTCGTCGTGCACTACATGAACAGCGTGGTCTCCGGACTGCTGTCCGGCTCGTACCGGGAGGCCGTCGGCCGGGAACTGTTCGCGGCCGTGGCGCGACTGACGGAGCTCGCCGGCTACATGGCCGTGGACACCGGCCAGCCCGGCCTCGCCCAGCGCTACTACATCCAGGCGCTGCGCCTCGCCCACGCCGCGGGGGACCGGGCGTACGGCGGCTATGTGCTCGCCGCCTCCATGAGCCACCTGGCCGCCGAACTGGGCAACCCGCGCGAGATCGCGCAGCTCGCACGCGCCGCCCAGGAAGGCGCGCGGGGGCGGGTCACGCCCCGGGTGCAGGCCATGTTCCTCGCGGCGGAGGCACGCGGGCACGCCCTGCTGAGGGACGGCCGCACCTGCGACGAGGTGGCGGGCAGAGCCGTCGCCGCGCTGGAGCGGGACCGGCCGGACGCGGGCGACGACCCTGACTGGATCGCCCACTTCGACCACGCCTACCTCGCCGACGAGCTGGCGCACTGCTGCCGCGACCTCGGCCGGGCCCAGACCGCGGCGCGGCACGCGGTGGACGCGCTGGAGGGCCTCCCCGAGTCGCGGGTCCGCCGCCGGGCGATCGGCCTGGTCCTCCTGGCGACGGCGCAGGTCCAGCAGCGCGAGGTCGAGCAGGCCTGCTACACCGGCACACGGGCGGTGGAACTGCTGGACACCCTGCGCTCGAGCCGGGGCGCCGAGTACCTCGACGACCTCCAACTGCGGCTGGAGCCGTACGCGCAGGAGCCCCCCGTCCGGGAGTTCGCGGCGCGTCTGGAGCTGCGCACGGCGGCCTGA